The Panacibacter microcysteis genome includes a window with the following:
- a CDS encoding RNA polymerase sigma factor, translating into MHATEQSTLFLEVLEKHKGIIFKIANAYCIREQDRQDLIQEITIQLWKSFSRYNDAYKYSTWIYRIALNTAISSFRKNKKQKSVAGNMPEAIIHLAESNTATEQEHQLELLQQCIAELKELDKAIMILYLEEKSHKEIAAITGTSETNVATKIGRLKLLIKQKFLQKNV; encoded by the coding sequence ATGCACGCCACTGAACAGTCTACATTGTTTCTCGAAGTGCTGGAAAAACACAAAGGCATCATTTTCAAGATTGCCAATGCTTACTGTATACGCGAACAGGACAGGCAGGACCTTATACAGGAAATTACGATACAGTTGTGGAAATCATTTTCGCGCTACAACGATGCATACAAATATTCCACCTGGATCTATCGCATAGCGCTTAATACAGCTATCTCTTCTTTCAGGAAAAATAAAAAGCAAAAAAGTGTAGCCGGTAACATGCCGGAAGCGATCATTCACCTGGCGGAAAGTAATACTGCGACAGAACAGGAACATCAACTGGAGTTATTACAGCAATGTATTGCTGAATTGAAAGAACTTGATAAGGCCATCATGATCCTTTACCTCGAAGAAAAAAGTCATAAGGAGATCGCTGCAATTACCGGTACTTCCGAAACAAATGTGGCTACCAAAATCGGCAGGCTTAAACTACTCATTAAACAAAAATTTTTACAGAAAAACGTATAA
- a CDS encoding GTP-binding protein, whose protein sequence is MGTLQIYLVGGFLGSGKTTAIAAAALQLQSQHIKTGVVTNDQGNHLVDKALMNSLHIENADVPNGCFCCNYNNLTGALLHMQTNENVQVVFAESVGSCTDLIATVVKPMIRHYPDFRIVLSVFVDAGLLKAIVYNEASFVSEDVRYIYGKQIEEADLLIMNKWDTLSASEKNDLGLFIQSNLAHKKILYQNSASMADVAAWLRVLQEYPALTDQPSLAIDYDRYASGEALLAWSDCLLSIHTMQPVAVAVARLLMDTIAENIKAQHYAIGHLKFFLHNEAGWSAKVSYTTREHNLKAGLTNVACKHLEVMINARVETDPAVLSNIIHASIEQVIAGTGSRIIVQTHNSFKPGYPKPTQRID, encoded by the coding sequence ATGGGCACACTACAAATTTACCTGGTGGGTGGTTTTCTTGGCAGCGGCAAAACAACTGCTATAGCCGCCGCAGCCTTACAATTGCAAAGTCAACACATTAAAACGGGCGTGGTAACAAACGACCAGGGAAATCACCTGGTTGACAAAGCACTTATGAATAGTTTGCATATTGAAAACGCGGATGTGCCAAATGGCTGTTTTTGCTGCAATTACAACAATCTTACAGGCGCATTGCTGCATATGCAAACAAATGAAAACGTCCAGGTTGTTTTTGCCGAGTCTGTGGGCTCCTGTACCGATCTTATCGCAACAGTTGTAAAGCCGATGATAAGGCATTATCCTGACTTTCGTATAGTGCTTTCGGTATTTGTAGATGCAGGGCTGCTGAAAGCAATCGTTTATAACGAGGCTTCGTTTGTAAGCGAAGATGTACGGTATATTTACGGGAAACAAATCGAAGAAGCCGACCTGCTCATTATGAACAAATGGGACACCCTTTCGGCTTCAGAAAAAAATGATCTCGGGCTGTTCATACAAAGCAACTTAGCACATAAAAAAATATTGTACCAAAACTCTGCAAGCATGGCAGATGTAGCAGCCTGGCTCAGGGTTTTGCAGGAGTATCCTGCCCTGACTGATCAACCCTCGCTGGCAATTGATTACGACAGGTATGCCAGCGGGGAAGCATTACTGGCCTGGAGCGACTGCCTGTTGAGCATACATACTATGCAGCCTGTAGCAGTTGCTGTTGCCCGACTGTTGATGGATACGATTGCCGAAAACATAAAAGCACAACATTATGCAATCGGCCACCTTAAATTTTTTCTGCACAATGAAGCCGGCTGGTCGGCAAAAGTGAGTTACACCACGCGTGAACACAATCTTAAAGCCGGGTTGACAAATGTGGCATGTAAACATCTTGAAGTAATGATTAATGCCAGGGTGGAAACAGACCCCGCTGTTCTTTCAAACATCATCCATGCAAGTATAGAACAGGTAATCGCAGGAACCGGCAGCAGGATCATTGTACAAACGCACAACAGTTTTAAGCCGGGCTACCCAAAACCAACACAGCGTATTGATTAA
- a CDS encoding GNAT family N-acetyltransferase — protein MQYLPAGTTSERLLFRRLAPSDFDTILQFYQDPSSSAQWISEVNDPYLNCTRMFEKTFQRYACNTGGMNILVDKTNGEIIGMCGLLVQTIDNIEELEIGYSVMPRHRNKGYAAEAAIACKNFAFLHNLRDSLVSIIAVNNIASQKVAVKNGMHIDKTTYYSNNHVHIYRVWKQLPPWPHATEVM, from the coding sequence ATGCAGTACTTACCAGCCGGCACAACATCTGAACGCTTGCTGTTTCGCAGGCTGGCACCATCAGACTTTGACACCATACTCCAATTTTACCAGGATCCTTCCTCATCTGCGCAGTGGATCTCTGAAGTAAACGACCCTTACCTCAACTGCACACGCATGTTTGAAAAAACATTCCAGCGTTACGCCTGCAATACCGGTGGCATGAATATTCTTGTTGATAAAACAAACGGGGAGATCATCGGAATGTGTGGCCTGCTGGTGCAAACCATAGACAATATTGAGGAACTGGAAATCGGCTATTCCGTTATGCCCCGCCACCGCAACAAAGGCTATGCCGCAGAAGCCGCCATAGCCTGCAAAAACTTTGCGTTCTTACACAACCTGCGCGATTCGCTGGTATCCATCATTGCAGTAAACAATATTGCATCGCAGAAAGTGGCGGTGAAAAACGGGATGCATATTGATAAAACAACTTACTACAGCAACAACCATGTACACATTTACCGTGTCTGGAAACAGTTGCCGCCGTGGCCGCATGCTACGGAGGTAATGTAA
- a CDS encoding M1 family metallopeptidase, whose amino-acid sequence MRSAKKCLLFAALFACANSFAQKTNYDQHEAFAPMFYPAYGDKVRAADGTPGPDYWQNRADYNIQATLDDSLQNVKGVVTITYTNNSPQSLPFLWLQLDQNIYNLQSRGVATTAISGGRWANRNQFDGGYTIESVQVTDNGKTLDGNYNITDSRMQVKPANAVKAGGGTIQLKIAFRFTIPEYGTDRLGRLNTKNGWINEVAQWYPRMCVYDNVNGWNTLPYLGQGEFYLEYGNIDYSITAPASQIIVGSGELLNPKDVLTAEQLKRWEAAKNSDTTVAIRAAAEVTDAASRPSKEHLTWKFRCTNTRDVAWASSAAFVWDAARINLPSGRKAIAASAYPVEVATDSAWSRSTEYVKGAIEFYSRYLYEYTYPVATNVAGIVGGMEYPGIVFCGSRAKKGDLWGVTSHEFGHNWFPMIVGSNERKFPWMDEGFNTFINTLADTAFNKGEYKEQPMNRWNFANRIFNDSSENLFTVPDVTQPRNLGMVAYFKPGMGLTLLRENILGKARFDSAFSYYVHKWAFKHPTPYDFFHCIENYAGESLDWFWRGWFMNQWKIDQAVTDVSYVSRDRDPAQGAVITIANNEQLPMPVVIDITDAAGKTMRKTLPVEIWQHGPVWKFKVNTTAKITKVVIDPDKNYPDINKGNNIWTDY is encoded by the coding sequence ATGAGATCAGCAAAAAAGTGTTTGTTGTTCGCGGCATTGTTTGCTTGTGCAAACAGTTTTGCGCAAAAAACAAATTATGACCAGCATGAAGCGTTTGCCCCGATGTTTTATCCTGCATATGGCGATAAGGTAAGAGCTGCGGACGGTACGCCGGGGCCAGACTACTGGCAAAACCGCGCCGATTATAACATACAGGCTACACTGGATGATTCTTTACAAAATGTAAAAGGTGTTGTAACTATTACGTACACCAACAACAGCCCTCAATCGCTGCCGTTTTTGTGGTTGCAGCTGGACCAGAATATTTACAATTTACAGTCACGCGGCGTAGCAACAACTGCAATAAGCGGTGGCCGCTGGGCAAACCGTAACCAGTTTGATGGCGGTTATACCATCGAATCTGTACAGGTTACAGACAACGGTAAAACGTTAGACGGTAATTACAATATTACTGACAGCCGCATGCAGGTAAAACCGGCCAATGCAGTAAAAGCCGGCGGCGGAACAATACAGTTGAAAATTGCTTTTCGTTTTACCATTCCGGAATATGGTACCGACAGGCTTGGCCGTTTGAATACAAAAAATGGCTGGATCAATGAAGTGGCACAATGGTACCCACGTATGTGTGTATATGATAACGTTAACGGCTGGAACACCCTGCCATATCTTGGCCAGGGTGAGTTTTACCTCGAGTACGGCAATATTGATTACAGCATTACCGCACCAGCCAGCCAGATCATCGTTGGTTCGGGCGAGTTGCTAAACCCAAAAGATGTACTTACCGCTGAGCAACTGAAAAGATGGGAGGCGGCAAAGAACAGCGATACAACAGTTGCCATTCGCGCCGCTGCAGAAGTTACTGATGCAGCATCAAGACCATCAAAAGAGCATCTTACCTGGAAGTTTCGCTGCACCAATACAAGAGATGTTGCATGGGCTTCTTCGGCAGCTTTTGTTTGGGATGCGGCACGGATCAACCTGCCATCCGGCAGGAAAGCCATCGCAGCATCTGCTTACCCTGTAGAAGTGGCCACAGACAGCGCATGGAGCCGCAGCACAGAATATGTAAAAGGCGCAATTGAATTTTACTCCAGGTATTTATACGAGTACACGTATCCTGTTGCAACCAATGTGGCCGGTATTGTGGGCGGTATGGAATACCCGGGTATCGTATTCTGCGGTTCAAGGGCAAAGAAGGGTGACCTTTGGGGTGTTACATCGCACGAGTTTGGCCATAACTGGTTCCCGATGATCGTAGGCAGCAATGAAAGAAAATTCCCTTGGATGGATGAAGGTTTCAATACTTTCATCAACACGCTTGCAGATACAGCCTTTAACAAAGGCGAGTATAAGGAGCAGCCAATGAACAGGTGGAACTTTGCCAACAGGATATTCAACGACAGTTCAGAAAACCTGTTTACCGTGCCTGATGTAACACAACCACGCAACCTTGGCATGGTGGCTTACTTCAAACCAGGCATGGGGCTCACATTACTGCGCGAAAATATTTTAGGCAAAGCACGTTTCGACAGTGCATTCAGCTACTACGTGCACAAATGGGCATTCAAACATCCTACACCATACGATTTCTTTCACTGCATAGAGAACTATGCGGGTGAATCGCTGGATTGGTTCTGGCGCGGCTGGTTTATGAACCAGTGGAAGATAGACCAGGCCGTAACCGATGTATCTTATGTAAGCAGGGATAGAGATCCTGCACAGGGAGCAGTTATTACCATTGCCAATAACGAACAATTGCCAATGCCTGTAGTGATAGATATTACAGATGCTGCCGGCAAAACCATGCGCAAAACGCTGCCGGTAGAGATATGGCAGCATGGCCCTGTGTGGAAATTCAAAGTGAATACTACAGCCAAAATAACAAAGGTGGTAATTGACCCCGATAAAAATTATCCTGACATCAATAAGGGCAACAATATCTGGACAGATTATTAA
- a CDS encoding UDP-N-acetylmuramate--L-alanine ligase has product MINSVHDFKHVFFIGVAGTGMSAIAQYLAGAGYHVSGSDRYFKPGAYNETKEKLEAEGIRCFLQDGSGITAETELVVASTAIEDTVFEIQKAKQLNIPVIRRSELLALIAKSKKTIAVGGTSGKSTTTGMLFQVLETAGLEPSIISGAGLVSFIKTGRIGNAKTGKGEWLVIEADESDGSIVQYTPEVGLLLNIDKDHKEIDELLKVFDTFRTNTKELFIVNQSHVLAKQLSKNVTHDFSAAEHIPAGFVAKDFIQHGLTISFTINGVAFELNQVGQHNMENALAATAVAAQIGVPLDVCATALKDYEGIYRRHQVIGHKNGVWLIDDYAHNPAKCAASIKACQYIAPKVIAWFQPHGYAPTRFLRNDFVEEIAAALRPQDEIWMSEIFYAGGTATKDISAGDLINDLEQKGKQAFFVEDRDNLVAAIRGHLNGDCVLLLMGARDPSLEAFAGQVWSAL; this is encoded by the coding sequence ATGATCAATTCGGTGCACGATTTTAAGCATGTATTTTTTATTGGTGTGGCTGGCACGGGCATGAGTGCCATAGCACAATACCTTGCAGGCGCAGGGTACCATGTAAGCGGCAGCGACCGCTATTTTAAACCGGGAGCGTACAACGAAACCAAAGAAAAACTGGAAGCAGAAGGCATCAGGTGCTTTTTGCAGGATGGCTCCGGCATAACGGCTGAAACAGAACTGGTAGTGGCCTCTACAGCCATTGAAGACACTGTTTTTGAAATACAAAAAGCAAAACAACTCAATATTCCGGTTATAAGAAGATCTGAATTACTGGCACTGATTGCAAAAAGTAAAAAGACCATTGCGGTGGGTGGCACATCGGGCAAAAGCACCACTACGGGTATGCTGTTCCAGGTACTGGAAACAGCGGGTCTTGAGCCATCAATCATAAGCGGTGCCGGGCTTGTAAGCTTTATAAAGACGGGCAGAATCGGCAATGCAAAAACAGGCAAAGGCGAATGGCTGGTAATTGAAGCAGATGAAAGCGATGGCTCGATTGTGCAATACACGCCTGAAGTTGGTTTGCTCCTCAATATTGACAAAGACCATAAAGAAATTGATGAGCTGCTGAAAGTCTTCGACACTTTCAGGACCAATACAAAAGAACTGTTCATCGTTAACCAGTCTCATGTGCTGGCAAAACAGTTGTCGAAAAATGTGACCCATGATTTTTCTGCAGCTGAGCACATACCAGCGGGTTTTGTGGCAAAAGATTTTATTCAACATGGCCTGACGATCTCATTTACCATAAATGGTGTAGCCTTTGAACTTAACCAGGTTGGGCAGCACAACATGGAGAATGCCTTGGCCGCTACCGCTGTTGCTGCGCAGATTGGCGTGCCACTTGATGTTTGCGCAACTGCGCTTAAAGACTATGAAGGTATTTACCGCCGCCACCAGGTAATTGGTCATAAAAACGGCGTATGGCTTATTGATGATTATGCACACAACCCGGCAAAATGTGCCGCCTCCATAAAAGCCTGCCAATACATTGCACCAAAAGTAATAGCATGGTTTCAGCCGCACGGCTACGCACCTACCAGGTTTTTACGCAATGATTTCGTGGAAGAGATTGCTGCGGCTTTAAGGCCACAGGATGAAATATGGATGAGCGAAATATTTTATGCGGGTGGCACCGCCACCAAAGATATTTCTGCCGGCGACCTTATCAATGACCTGGAGCAAAAAGGTAAGCAGGCTTTCTTTGTGGAAGACCGTGATAACCTGGTTGCTGCCATCCGCGGCCACCTTAACGGTGATTGCGTGTTGCTGCTAATGGGTGCAAGAGACCCATCGCTCGAAGCATTTGCCGGGCAGGTTTGGAGTGCATTGTAA
- a CDS encoding T9SS type A sorting domain-containing protein: protein MKKIYVPILLALLSTELPAQTFTHKTIGMSKLPAARTANDAPYTVIRTSDAGLMFAYPYNRNGNKNAVVKFTNAYAVQWSRGTYIEDTVKNYPSAVVEALDGGFIVAGTYSYSYNSDSTGGFVYKYNTSGTVVWQKFFKAAKFTGFSSVAQDQLGNVFIAGTSNTGTSAGFAVVILNRKGDILFNGDYSGGANVLETKIINTRDKGFAVLARTATGMEVVKADRTGLVTWSKSVTGSFQPYNMDIVEGSTKAITVVASQADGSALALQLDKRGAAVWGKKLTNTAAVAVNDAVILPGNNVVVAATVGGAANVFKQSAADGAVLGAKDIYTTTGNVSNTISRVSANEYMIAGFDAAASTNYISTANFDTSLNNCNDIASSYTVADNPVTTADVTFTTGAVTEVTQVPTAEPYSLSSQVTTVCENVLPLNLVRFAYTKNGNSILLSWSTTAEVNTSYFDVERSADARNFAPIGKVTARNTPNQNDYQYADARPLSGVNYYRLKMVDADGKYKYSPYISTANNKNVDYVIFPNPVQNNIFLTINSKIQTAMTVTVADMQGRAVLRTVFNVNEGVTTKDIPAASLAKGTYLVKLESAEGTQVIKIVK from the coding sequence ATGAAAAAAATCTACGTTCCGATTTTGCTTGCTTTGTTATCAACAGAATTACCGGCCCAGACCTTTACGCACAAAACGATTGGCATGTCAAAGCTGCCGGCAGCAAGAACCGCTAACGATGCACCTTACACCGTAATCCGTACAAGTGATGCAGGATTGATGTTTGCTTACCCATACAACAGGAATGGTAATAAGAATGCTGTTGTAAAGTTTACCAATGCATATGCCGTGCAATGGTCGCGCGGTACATATATCGAAGACACCGTAAAAAACTATCCGTCTGCTGTTGTTGAAGCACTTGATGGAGGATTTATCGTAGCGGGTACTTACAGTTATAGTTATAACAGCGACTCAACAGGTGGCTTCGTGTATAAGTACAATACCTCAGGCACTGTTGTATGGCAAAAGTTTTTCAAAGCTGCAAAGTTCACCGGTTTTTCTTCTGTGGCACAGGACCAGCTTGGCAACGTCTTTATTGCCGGTACATCAAACACCGGTACGTCTGCCGGTTTTGCAGTGGTAATTCTCAACCGGAAAGGAGATATACTTTTCAACGGCGACTACAGTGGTGGCGCAAACGTGCTCGAGACAAAGATCATCAACACGCGGGATAAAGGTTTTGCCGTTCTTGCGCGTACAGCTACCGGCATGGAAGTAGTGAAAGCAGACAGAACCGGGCTGGTAACCTGGTCAAAATCTGTTACCGGCTCTTTTCAGCCATATAACATGGATATTGTAGAAGGCAGTACAAAAGCCATCACTGTAGTTGCATCGCAGGCAGATGGCTCTGCACTGGCCCTGCAGCTTGATAAAAGAGGCGCTGCGGTATGGGGTAAAAAGCTTACCAATACTGCCGCTGTTGCTGTTAACGATGCGGTTATTTTACCGGGCAATAATGTTGTGGTGGCAGCAACAGTGGGTGGCGCGGCAAATGTATTCAAACAAAGCGCTGCTGATGGTGCTGTACTTGGCGCTAAAGATATTTATACCACTACAGGCAATGTGTCAAACACTATCAGCAGGGTATCTGCCAATGAGTACATGATCGCCGGTTTTGATGCAGCAGCTTCCACCAATTACATAAGCACCGCCAATTTCGATACATCACTGAATAATTGTAATGATATTGCCAGCAGTTACACTGTTGCAGACAACCCTGTAACCACCGCAGATGTAACCTTTACCACGGGCGCAGTTACAGAAGTTACGCAGGTACCCACAGCCGAGCCTTACAGCCTCTCATCGCAGGTAACAACTGTATGCGAAAATGTTTTGCCGCTGAACCTGGTACGTTTTGCTTATACAAAAAATGGTAACAGCATCCTGCTTTCCTGGTCAACCACTGCAGAAGTAAATACGTCTTATTTTGATGTGGAAAGAAGTGCGGATGCCAGGAACTTTGCACCAATCGGGAAAGTGACTGCCCGGAATACACCCAACCAGAATGATTACCAGTACGCGGATGCCCGTCCGTTAAGCGGCGTAAATTATTACAGGCTGAAAATGGTGGATGCAGATGGAAAATACAAGTACAGTCCTTACATATCTACGGCAAACAACAAGAATGTAGACTATGTAATATTCCCGAATCCTGTGCAGAACAACATCTTCCTGACCATCAACAGTAAGATACAAACAGCGATGACCGTAACTGTTGCAGATATGCAGGGTCGTGCTGTACTGAGAACAGTATTTAATGTAAACGAGGGCGTCACAACAAAAGACATACCTGCAGCTTCCCTTGCGAAAGGAACTTACCTGGTGAAGCTCGAATCAGCAGAAGGAACACAGGTTATCAAGATCGTTAAATAG
- the mgtE gene encoding magnesium transporter yields the protein MSFEMEELPLAEQFEQLIQGGDKLAIADFLNDQNISDVADIIYENPDYESQIIANMAIHRAASVFKILDITEQRRIVKELPPFKTAELLNELPADDRTDFLEELPKEVIRDLIKLLDPEERKITLSLLGYPEDSVGRLMTPDYVYVYEHNTIDDALGVIRKVAKSSETVDVIYIINEKGELIDDVKLRDIIISAPDKEIGELIDGRVVSLNVNDDQEHASQVFKMNNRVALPVTDDNNILLGIVTIDDILWVANEEFSEDMQKMGGTEALEEPYLETPFFKLIKKRVGWLIVLFIGEMLTATAMSFFSDEIEKAVVLSIFVPLIISSGGNSGSQASTLIIQAMAVGEVTLADWWRVMRREVLSGLMLGSILGAIGLLRIFIWHILMQNGIIEDLYGPHWLLIGFTVGITLIGVVLWGTLSGSMLPIILKKLGADPATSSAPFVATLVDVTGLIIYFSVAYLFLRGIML from the coding sequence ATGAGTTTTGAAATGGAAGAACTGCCTTTAGCGGAACAATTTGAGCAACTTATACAAGGTGGCGACAAATTGGCCATTGCTGATTTTCTGAACGACCAGAACATCAGCGATGTGGCAGACATCATTTACGAAAACCCTGATTATGAATCGCAGATAATAGCCAACATGGCCATACACCGTGCTGCGAGTGTATTTAAAATACTGGACATTACCGAGCAGCGCCGTATTGTAAAAGAGCTGCCCCCGTTTAAAACAGCAGAATTACTGAATGAACTGCCGGCAGATGACCGTACAGACTTTCTCGAAGAACTGCCGAAAGAAGTGATCCGTGACCTTATTAAATTGCTGGACCCCGAAGAAAGAAAAATTACACTTTCGCTGCTTGGCTACCCTGAAGACAGTGTTGGCCGTTTGATGACCCCTGATTATGTGTATGTGTACGAGCATAACACCATAGATGATGCGTTGGGCGTAATACGCAAAGTGGCAAAGAGCAGTGAAACTGTTGATGTGATTTATATCATTAACGAAAAAGGAGAACTGATAGATGATGTTAAATTAAGAGACATCATTATCTCTGCCCCGGATAAAGAAATTGGTGAACTCATCGACGGACGCGTGGTATCACTAAACGTGAATGATGACCAGGAACATGCCAGCCAGGTATTTAAAATGAATAACCGTGTGGCACTGCCTGTAACAGACGATAACAATATTTTGCTGGGCATTGTAACCATAGACGATATTCTTTGGGTGGCCAACGAAGAGTTTAGCGAAGACATGCAGAAAATGGGTGGTACAGAGGCATTGGAAGAACCTTATCTTGAAACCCCGTTTTTCAAGCTGATCAAAAAACGCGTGGGCTGGCTGATTGTACTTTTTATTGGCGAAATGCTTACTGCAACAGCGATGTCTTTTTTTAGTGACGAAATAGAAAAAGCTGTAGTGCTTTCGATTTTTGTGCCGCTGATCATCAGTAGCGGGGGCAACAGCGGTTCGCAGGCCTCCACACTTATTATACAGGCTATGGCTGTTGGCGAAGTAACGCTTGCAGATTGGTGGCGGGTGATGCGCAGAGAAGTACTAAGCGGCCTGATGCTCGGGAGCATACTTGGCGCAATAGGGTTGCTGCGCATTTTTATCTGGCACATACTTATGCAAAACGGTATTATAGAAGATCTCTATGGGCCACACTGGCTGCTGATAGGTTTTACGGTAGGTATTACATTGATCGGTGTGGTGTTATGGGGCACACTCAGCGGTTCTATGCTGCCCATTATACTTAAAAAACTTGGTGCAGACCCTGCCACTTCTTCTGCGCCTTTTGTAGCCACACTGGTGGATGTAACCGGGCTCATCATTTACTTCAGCGTGGCGTACCTCTTCCTGCGCGGTATTATGTTATAG
- a CDS encoding SET domain-containing protein, with protein sequence MIAPHLVIAPSEDRGRGVFTTKSIPADTVIEISPVIVLTSKERKDIEKTKLFHYVFEWGDTRRQACVALGYVSMYNHSYDANCAYEMDFDNLIVSIRTVKKIKKGEELYINYNADPTDQTKVWFDTH encoded by the coding sequence ATGATCGCACCTCATTTAGTTATAGCGCCATCTGAAGACAGGGGCCGTGGTGTATTTACAACCAAAAGTATTCCTGCTGATACAGTGATAGAAATATCACCGGTAATAGTACTAACCAGTAAAGAACGCAAAGACATAGAAAAAACAAAACTGTTCCACTACGTTTTTGAATGGGGTGATACGAGGCGCCAGGCATGTGTTGCCCTGGGTTATGTATCTATGTACAACCACTCTTACGATGCAAACTGTGCATACGAAATGGATTTTGACAACCTGATTGTAAGCATACGCACAGTAAAAAAAATAAAGAAAGGAGAAGAATTATACATCAACTATAATGCAGACCCTACTGATCAAACCAAAGTATGGTTTGATACGCACTAA
- a CDS encoding TolC family protein gives MKKILLISSLALAAFAANAQTTTNGELKTLIKQSFTYFPKIKEAENTVSTAQERLEIASTNNPVVEGVASYNFVQPKITLPFPIDGEVKDFQFAPVHNVNANVGANYMLFDFGRIKANVEKAKTDLKYAQHSVDYSKAQLANQVAIIYYNIIYFNKAIQIEDSVLAFLNENRRIIDSKLRNGDAIKIDLLNVQASIDAEENRKVDLQNNLQKQLNLLSYTTGSIVSAGTSFDFDVPLKDALSALTEAQANNLEYVLAKDKVQQAQSELAVIRSNDKPSVSLGANAGFKNGYVPNVNEVRFNYAAGATFRVPIYDGGKTRRQTKLAQTVVKQNELAVLTLDNNYKKDIEQALTDINSNMERIKNTTGQIEEAKAAEDLAASRYQNGVGTNLEITNASTNRQRAEFTRLQYEYQLCLAKVELARILGYNYW, from the coding sequence ATGAAAAAGATACTATTGATAAGTTCATTGGCATTGGCTGCTTTCGCAGCCAATGCGCAAACCACCACAAATGGAGAACTTAAAACGCTCATTAAACAATCCTTCACCTATTTTCCCAAAATAAAAGAAGCGGAAAACACGGTAAGTACGGCACAGGAAAGGCTCGAGATAGCTTCCACCAACAACCCTGTTGTAGAAGGTGTGGCCAGCTACAATTTTGTGCAGCCAAAAATCACACTGCCTTTCCCCATAGATGGTGAAGTAAAAGATTTTCAGTTTGCTCCGGTACACAATGTAAATGCCAATGTAGGGGCAAACTATATGCTTTTCGATTTCGGCAGAATAAAGGCCAATGTGGAAAAAGCCAAAACCGATCTTAAATATGCGCAACACAGCGTAGATTATTCAAAAGCACAATTGGCCAACCAGGTAGCCATTATTTATTACAACATTATTTACTTCAACAAGGCCATTCAGATAGAAGACAGTGTGCTGGCATTCTTAAATGAAAACAGGCGCATTATAGATAGCAAGCTGCGCAACGGCGATGCCATCAAAATAGACTTGCTGAATGTACAGGCAAGTATAGATGCCGAAGAAAACAGGAAAGTAGATCTGCAGAATAACCTGCAAAAACAACTCAACCTGTTGTCTTATACAACCGGCAGCATAGTATCTGCAGGCACTTCGTTCGATTTTGATGTGCCGTTAAAAGATGCTTTGTCTGCACTTACCGAAGCCCAGGCCAATAATCTCGAGTATGTATTGGCAAAAGATAAGGTGCAGCAGGCGCAGTCAGAACTTGCGGTAATAAGATCCAACGACAAACCTTCTGTAAGTCTTGGTGCAAACGCAGGCTTTAAGAACGGTTATGTACCCAATGTGAACGAAGTACGATTTAATTACGCTGCCGGGGCCACTTTCAGAGTACCTATTTACGATGGCGGAAAAACACGCAGGCAAACAAAGCTGGCGCAAACCGTAGTAAAGCAAAATGAACTGGCTGTACTAACGCTCGATAATAATTACAAAAAAGATATAGAACAGGCGCTTACTGATATCAACAGTAACATGGAAAGAATTAAAAACACCACCGGCCAGATTGAAGAGGCAAAAGCTGCTGAAGATCTTGCTGCAAGCCGTTACCAGAATGGGGTAGGCACCAATCTCGAAATTACCAATGCCAGTACCAACAGGCAAAGGGCCGAGTTTACCAGGTTGCAGTACGAGTACCAGTTGTGCCTCGCAAAGGTTGAACTGGCAAGAATACTGGGGTACAATTACTGGTAG